The Corvus cornix cornix isolate S_Up_H32 unplaced genomic scaffold, ASM73873v5 scaffold7, whole genome shotgun sequence genome includes a window with the following:
- the LOC120412266 gene encoding E3 ubiquitin-protein ligase TRIM39-like isoform X1: protein MSVFTFADRGRVNPEKRTQGTRNKELSEGTEMERWWQCTPNMGGLSEFILIWTSWWALEKIPGKIFKKKNFVYVGEQCLPHCKQSTGIHSHRGAQEYLSHQIKREENLESLGRAMLLCSTVLDKRKTEEANTSQALESRLEKDLKQLSQQIQTLIQAFQNMQESTEHDLMIRTDLENKRGMTEEGNATMILESTWQKDLQQISHQLQNLQQILHNMQMSTQRDLQLLRTELENKRELSKVESYKGDVTLDADTAHPRLEISADGQKVKDTGVIRHVPSNEKRFDSHLFVLAKEGYTSGKHYWEVSVGRRRSWALGIALESVTRKGPLTLCPQNGFWAIGLADGRDCWAYTDRWTRLNVSRNLHKIGIFLNIPAKKLRFYNVHTGATLYTFSIGDGSSQEGKFIPFLSTGPATSEHEPEPLLIVQEFDDDDG, encoded by the exons ATGTCAGTGTTCACCTTTGCTGACCGAGGCAG AGTGAACCCTGAGAAAAGGACACAAGGGACAAGAAACAAGGAACTGTCTGAAGGAACTG AAATGGAGAGGTGGTGGCAGTGCACCCCAAATATGGGAGGCTTATCTGAGTTCATAC TAATTTGGACTTCTTGGTGGGCGCTTGAGAAAATCCCAGGGAAGATattcaagaagaaaa ACTTCGTCTATGTGGGAGAGCAATGCCTCCCACACTGCAAGCAGAGTACAGGAATTCATTCCCATAGGGGAGCCCAGGAATACTTGTCACATCAGatcaaaagggaagaaaacctgGAAAGTCTGGGAAGAG CCATGCTGTTGTGTTCTACTGTCCTTGATAAGA GAAAGACAGAGGAGGCAAATACCTCCCAGGCCCTGGAAtccaggctggagaaggacCTCAAGCAACTGTCCCAACAAATTCAGACTCTGATACAAGCTTTCCAGAATATGCAGGAGTCAACAGAGCATGACCTGATGATCAGAACAGATCTGGAGAACAAACGAG GAAtgacagaggaaggaaatgccACAATGATCCTGGAATCCACGTGGCAGAAGGATCTTCAGCAGATCTCCCATCAACTGCAAAATCTCCAGCAAATTCTCCATAATATGCAGATGTCCACGCAGCGTGACCTACAGCTCCTCAGAACAGAGCTGGAGAACAAACGAG AACTTTCCAAAGTAGAGTCCTACAAAG GGGATGTCACCCTGGATGCTGACACGGCTCATCCCAGATTGGAAATCTCTGCAGATGGACAGAAAGTGAAAGATACTGGTGTCATCAGACATGTGCCCAGCAATGAGAAGAGATTTGATTCCCATCTGTTTGTGCTGGCAAAGGAAGGATACACATCTGGGAAACACTACTGGGAAGTGTCTGTTGGGAGAAGAAGGAGCTGGGCCTTGGGTATTGCCCTGGAATCTGTGACTCGCAAAGGGCCATTGACTCTGTGCCCTCAGAATGGCTTCTGGGCCATAGGGTTGGCAGATGGACGAGACTGTTGGGCCTACACAGATCGATGGACCCGTCTGAACGTGAGCAGGAACTTGCACAAGATTGGGATCTTCCTGAACATCCCAGCCAAGAAGCTGAGATTTTACAATGTCCATACGGGAGCAACTCTCTACACTTTTAGCATTGGtgatggcagcagccaggaagggaaattcattcccttcctctccacagGCCCAGCTACTTCAGAGCATGAACCTGAGCCTCTCTTAATCGTGCAGGAatttgatgatgatgatggatAG
- the LOC120412266 gene encoding E3 ubiquitin-protein ligase TRIM58-like isoform X2: protein MSVFTFADRGRVNPEKRTQGTRNKELSEGTEMERWWQCTPNMGGLSEFILIWTSWWALEKIPGKIFKKKNFVYVGEQCLPHCKQSTGIHSHRGAQEYLSHQIKREENLESLGRGKTEEANTSQALESRLEKDLKQLSQQIQTLIQAFQNMQESTEHDLMIRTDLENKRGMTEEGNATMILESTWQKDLQQISHQLQNLQQILHNMQMSTQRDLQLLRTELENKRELSKVESYKGDVTLDADTAHPRLEISADGQKVKDTGVIRHVPSNEKRFDSHLFVLAKEGYTSGKHYWEVSVGRRRSWALGIALESVTRKGPLTLCPQNGFWAIGLADGRDCWAYTDRWTRLNVSRNLHKIGIFLNIPAKKLRFYNVHTGATLYTFSIGDGSSQEGKFIPFLSTGPATSEHEPEPLLIVQEFDDDDG, encoded by the exons ATGTCAGTGTTCACCTTTGCTGACCGAGGCAG AGTGAACCCTGAGAAAAGGACACAAGGGACAAGAAACAAGGAACTGTCTGAAGGAACTG AAATGGAGAGGTGGTGGCAGTGCACCCCAAATATGGGAGGCTTATCTGAGTTCATAC TAATTTGGACTTCTTGGTGGGCGCTTGAGAAAATCCCAGGGAAGATattcaagaagaaaa ACTTCGTCTATGTGGGAGAGCAATGCCTCCCACACTGCAAGCAGAGTACAGGAATTCATTCCCATAGGGGAGCCCAGGAATACTTGTCACATCAGatcaaaagggaagaaaacctgGAAAGTCTGGGAAGAG GAAAGACAGAGGAGGCAAATACCTCCCAGGCCCTGGAAtccaggctggagaaggacCTCAAGCAACTGTCCCAACAAATTCAGACTCTGATACAAGCTTTCCAGAATATGCAGGAGTCAACAGAGCATGACCTGATGATCAGAACAGATCTGGAGAACAAACGAG GAAtgacagaggaaggaaatgccACAATGATCCTGGAATCCACGTGGCAGAAGGATCTTCAGCAGATCTCCCATCAACTGCAAAATCTCCAGCAAATTCTCCATAATATGCAGATGTCCACGCAGCGTGACCTACAGCTCCTCAGAACAGAGCTGGAGAACAAACGAG AACTTTCCAAAGTAGAGTCCTACAAAG GGGATGTCACCCTGGATGCTGACACGGCTCATCCCAGATTGGAAATCTCTGCAGATGGACAGAAAGTGAAAGATACTGGTGTCATCAGACATGTGCCCAGCAATGAGAAGAGATTTGATTCCCATCTGTTTGTGCTGGCAAAGGAAGGATACACATCTGGGAAACACTACTGGGAAGTGTCTGTTGGGAGAAGAAGGAGCTGGGCCTTGGGTATTGCCCTGGAATCTGTGACTCGCAAAGGGCCATTGACTCTGTGCCCTCAGAATGGCTTCTGGGCCATAGGGTTGGCAGATGGACGAGACTGTTGGGCCTACACAGATCGATGGACCCGTCTGAACGTGAGCAGGAACTTGCACAAGATTGGGATCTTCCTGAACATCCCAGCCAAGAAGCTGAGATTTTACAATGTCCATACGGGAGCAACTCTCTACACTTTTAGCATTGGtgatggcagcagccaggaagggaaattcattcccttcctctccacagGCCCAGCTACTTCAGAGCATGAACCTGAGCCTCTCTTAATCGTGCAGGAatttgatgatgatgatggatAG
- the LOC120412266 gene encoding E3 ubiquitin-protein ligase TRIM39-like isoform X3, with protein MSVFTFADRGRVNPEKRTQGTRNKELSEGTEMERWWQCTPNMGGLSEFILIWTSWWALEKIPGKIFKKKRKTEEANTSQALESRLEKDLKQLSQQIQTLIQAFQNMQESTEHDLMIRTDLENKRGMTEEGNATMILESTWQKDLQQISHQLQNLQQILHNMQMSTQRDLQLLRTELENKRELSKVESYKGDVTLDADTAHPRLEISADGQKVKDTGVIRHVPSNEKRFDSHLFVLAKEGYTSGKHYWEVSVGRRRSWALGIALESVTRKGPLTLCPQNGFWAIGLADGRDCWAYTDRWTRLNVSRNLHKIGIFLNIPAKKLRFYNVHTGATLYTFSIGDGSSQEGKFIPFLSTGPATSEHEPEPLLIVQEFDDDDG; from the exons ATGTCAGTGTTCACCTTTGCTGACCGAGGCAG AGTGAACCCTGAGAAAAGGACACAAGGGACAAGAAACAAGGAACTGTCTGAAGGAACTG AAATGGAGAGGTGGTGGCAGTGCACCCCAAATATGGGAGGCTTATCTGAGTTCATAC TAATTTGGACTTCTTGGTGGGCGCTTGAGAAAATCCCAGGGAAGATattcaagaagaaaa GAAAGACAGAGGAGGCAAATACCTCCCAGGCCCTGGAAtccaggctggagaaggacCTCAAGCAACTGTCCCAACAAATTCAGACTCTGATACAAGCTTTCCAGAATATGCAGGAGTCAACAGAGCATGACCTGATGATCAGAACAGATCTGGAGAACAAACGAG GAAtgacagaggaaggaaatgccACAATGATCCTGGAATCCACGTGGCAGAAGGATCTTCAGCAGATCTCCCATCAACTGCAAAATCTCCAGCAAATTCTCCATAATATGCAGATGTCCACGCAGCGTGACCTACAGCTCCTCAGAACAGAGCTGGAGAACAAACGAG AACTTTCCAAAGTAGAGTCCTACAAAG GGGATGTCACCCTGGATGCTGACACGGCTCATCCCAGATTGGAAATCTCTGCAGATGGACAGAAAGTGAAAGATACTGGTGTCATCAGACATGTGCCCAGCAATGAGAAGAGATTTGATTCCCATCTGTTTGTGCTGGCAAAGGAAGGATACACATCTGGGAAACACTACTGGGAAGTGTCTGTTGGGAGAAGAAGGAGCTGGGCCTTGGGTATTGCCCTGGAATCTGTGACTCGCAAAGGGCCATTGACTCTGTGCCCTCAGAATGGCTTCTGGGCCATAGGGTTGGCAGATGGACGAGACTGTTGGGCCTACACAGATCGATGGACCCGTCTGAACGTGAGCAGGAACTTGCACAAGATTGGGATCTTCCTGAACATCCCAGCCAAGAAGCTGAGATTTTACAATGTCCATACGGGAGCAACTCTCTACACTTTTAGCATTGGtgatggcagcagccaggaagggaaattcattcccttcctctccacagGCCCAGCTACTTCAGAGCATGAACCTGAGCCTCTCTTAATCGTGCAGGAatttgatgatgatgatggatAG